The nucleotide sequence GTCGCCGGTTCGGCTGCGTCGCCTCGGAGGGCGGGGCTCCGTTCGTGGCTCGCCGTGCGGTGAACCTGCACGGCTGCGCTTTACCTCACTGCGCCCCCCTCCTGCGGCGACTCCGCCGGACCCTCCCGTTGCGTATGCCTTCCGTGCTGTCTTCCCGAACCGTTACCGTATTTATGAAACGCAGTGCTTAGCGGGCTTTGTCGGCGGGGCGGACGCGCCGGAACGACTCCATCACCCTTCCGTTCTCGACGTCGATCCGGTAGTAGCCGTACGTCTGGAACGGGACCATCGGAGCGCCGGCGCCGCCGGAGATCAGCAGCAGGACCCCTTCCCAATCCTCCACATATTGCATGTGCTCGTGACCGCTCAGGACGGCGTCCACCCCGTGTCGCTTCAGGATCGCGAGAAGCTTCGCGCTCCGCTCCTCGTAGTCGAACCGGGTCCCGTGGGGAAAGACCCCATCGGTCCGCGGGGGGATGTGCATCGCCACGATGAGCGTCGTGATCCCGCCCTTCCCCTTCGGGTGGGCGGCGAGGTCGCGGTCGAGTCCCGCGAGGGTGTTGTCCGGGAACGTCCCCTTCGCGTTGTCCACGATCGCGAAGTGGGCGTCCTTGTGGGTGAAGGACCAGGAGGTCCCGGGGAGGCCGAACCTCTCCGCGAATTTCTGCGGTGTCCCCCCGCCGTAGAGCTCGTGATTTCCGATCACCACGCGCAGCGGTTTCCGGAACCGCGCCGTCGCCTCGCGATATAGCTCCCACTCACCGGGCGACTCTTTGTTGACCATGTCCCCCAGGTGGAGCAGGAACTCCATGTCGGAGTTGTCCACGGCGGAGAGGATCTGCGGGAAGATCCCGTCCCGGTCGTCCCGGCTGTCGCCGCACACAGCGAACGACCAGGCGAAGGCGTGCCCGGTCCATAGAAGAGTGACAAGGAGAACGAGGCCGCCGATCCAGGTCTTTCGCATTCGCCGATTATACCTCACGCGGCGCGGTGGAGCTCCGGGTAGCGGAAGCGGACCCACAGGCTGACGAGCAGGCCCGCGACGGCGAGGGCGGCGAGGGCGGTGGGGGCGGAGGTCATCGCGGCGAGCCCCCCGAGAAGAAGGCTCCCCACCCGCAGGAGGCCGAGGAAGAGGGAGACGTAGATCGCCATCACCCGCCCGCGCAGGTGATCCGGCACCAGCTCCTGCAGGAGGGAATTCGCGGGGGCATTCTGCAGCACGAAGGCGAACCCGACCCCGACCAGAAGCAGGATGGCGGCGGGGTAGCTCCGGCAGAAGGCGAACGCCAGAAGCAGGAAGGGGAACGTCAGGCTCCCCGCCGTGATGGCCGCCCCCTTGCGCGCGCCGACGCGGTGCGACGCGGAGTAGAGCGACCCGAGGACCGCACCGACCCCCGCCGCGGACATGAGAACCCCGTACCCGCCGGCCCCGCGACCGAAGATCTCCCGCGCGTAGATGGGGATCAGCACGTGGTACGGCATGGCGAAGAGCGCCGACAGGGAGATGAGGACGACGACGGCCCGCGGCAGGCGCTCCTTCCGGAGGTACCGCACCCCGCCGAGAAGGTCCTTCGGGGAGTCGTGCCCTCCGCCGGTGCGTCGGATGAGGACCACGTCCATCAGGAACAGGCCGAAGAGGACGGCGAGGAAACTCGTCCCGTTGATGAAGAAGGCGCCCGCGACCCCCGAGACGGCGATGAGCACCCCGGCCGCGGCGGGGCCGAGGACGCGCGCGGCGTGGAATGCCCCGGAGTTGAGGGCGATGGCGTTCGACAGGTCCTCCTTCCCCACCAGTTCGACGACGAAGGCCTGCCGGGCGGGGGTGTCCAGCGCCTGCACGGCCCCGAGGAGGAACGCGAGGAGGAGGACGTGCCAGAAGCGCACCGTCCCCGTCCAGCAGAGGGCGGCGAGCAGGAACGCGAGGACCATCATCGCGGCCTGGCACCAGAAGATCACCTTGCGCTTCTCGAAGCGATCCGCGATCGCCCCGGCGTAGAGGGTGAGGGGAACGAGGGGGATCGCCCCGACGAAGTTCACGAGCCCG is from Deltaproteobacteria bacterium and encodes:
- a CDS encoding metallophosphoesterase; its protein translation is MRKTWIGGLVLLVTLLWTGHAFAWSFAVCGDSRDDRDGIFPQILSAVDNSDMEFLLHLGDMVNKESPGEWELYREATARFRKPLRVVIGNHELYGGGTPQKFAERFGLPGTSWSFTHKDAHFAIVDNAKGTFPDNTLAGLDRDLAAHPKGKGGITTLIVAMHIPPRTDGVFPHGTRFDYEERSAKLLAILKRHGVDAVLSGHEHMQYVEDWEGVLLLISGGAGAPMVPFQTYGYYRIDVENGRVMESFRRVRPADKAR
- a CDS encoding MFS transporter — encoded protein: MLPSGNGAVASTFRGLRHRNFRLWFFGQLTSLVGTWMQTIAQNWLVYQLTGSARDLGLVNFVGAIPLVPLTLYAGAIADRFEKRKVIFWCQAAMMVLAFLLAALCWTGTVRFWHVLLLAFLLGAVQALDTPARQAFVVELVGKEDLSNAIALNSGAFHAARVLGPAAAGVLIAVSGVAGAFFINGTSFLAVLFGLFLMDVVLIRRTGGGHDSPKDLLGGVRYLRKERLPRAVVVLISLSALFAMPYHVLIPIYAREIFGRGAGGYGVLMSAAGVGAVLGSLYSASHRVGARKGAAITAGSLTFPFLLLAFAFCRSYPAAILLLVGVGFAFVLQNAPANSLLQELVPDHLRGRVMAIYVSLFLGLLRVGSLLLGGLAAMTSAPTALAALAVAGLLVSLWVRFRYPELHRAA